From a region of the Zingiber officinale cultivar Zhangliang chromosome 4B, Zo_v1.1, whole genome shotgun sequence genome:
- the LOC121974873 gene encoding uncharacterized protein LOC121974873: protein MSTCSFFIRPSLVEIRFANIAFNFMVAERRASLLFHYLFILILMAVTSFLPADAASATAAAARVPDSHPCCRDQSKKKMKKKRRLPLPPPPPSRSLPPPPPSSTSWEHFKNLLSCRSAGEQVHDPASRLGRAFCGSSICALRDVVHGNTRVVHRSDTDISSDAASSLSLSQNETAQLARSARHRPAPPVASLNCGRGGYYSPLPKLSGCYECHAVSVDSSSRRYPRPRETLCACSDCGEVFTKPETLELHQITRHGVSELGPEDSGRNIVEIIFKSSWLKSDRPICKIERILKVHNPPRTVARFEDYRAAVKSRALPHSATGGGGACHNHRSRCAADGNELLRFHCTSLSCPLGASGSTSLCSNTGGTSSPIVACGVCAIIRQGFVRANHPHGVRTTASSGRAHDCGPMTDATEDRLRAMLVCRVIAGRVRRPGEDPATEDAYDSVAVAEAEADGACGAYGNLEELLVANPRAILPCFVVIYRALD, encoded by the exons ATGTCCACTTGTTCCTTCTTTATTCGCCCTTCCCTTGTCGAGATCCGATTCGCAAACATAGCGTTCAATTTCATGGTAGCTGAGAGAAGGGCTTCGCTCCTCTTCCACTACCTCTTTATCCTAATCCTAATGGCCGTCACCTCTTTCCTCCCAGCCGACGCCGCCTCCGCCACCGCCGCGGCCGCTCGCGTCCCCGACAGCCACCCCTGCTGCCgcgatcaaagcaagaagaagatgaagaagaagagaaggctgCCTCTGCCTCCGCCTCCCCCCTCCAGATCTCTCCCTCCGCCGCCCCCTTCGTCCACCTCGTGGGAGCATTTCAAGAACCTGCTCAGCTGCCGCTCCGCTGGGGAGCAGGTCCACGACCCAGCGTCGCGCCTCGGCCGCGCCTTCTGCGGGTCGTCCATCTGCGCGCTCCGCGACGTCGTCCACGGGAACACCCGCGTCGTCCACCGCTCCGACACCGACATTTCCTCCGACGCCGCcagctccctctccctctcccagAACGAGACCGCACAGCTAGCGCGCTCCGCCCGCCACCGCCCAGCGCCTCCGGTGGCCTCACTTAACTGCGGCAGAGGCGGGTACTACTCTCCTCTTCCCAAGCTCTCCGGCTGCTACGAGTGTCACGCCGTCTCCGTCGATTCCTCTTCCCG GAGGTATCCGAGGCCGAGAGAGACGCTGTGTGCTTGCTCCGACTGCGGCGAGGTGTTCACGAAGCCTGAAACCCTAGAATTGCATCAAATCACACGACACGGAG TGTCCGAATTGGGGCCGGAGGACTCGGGACGCAACATCGTGGAGATAATCTTCAAGTCCAGCTGGCTCAAAAGTGACCGTCCGATCTGTAAGATCGAGCGCATCCTCAAGGTCCACAACCCACCGCGCACTGTCGCGCGCTTTGAGGACTATCGCGCCGCCGTCAAATCCCGCGCTCTCCCGCACTCCGCTACTGGCGGCGGAGGCGCCTGCCACAACCACCGCTCCCGCTGCGCAGCTGACGGAAACGAGCTCCTCCGCTTCCACTGCACCTCCCTCTCCTGCCCCCTCGGCGCCAGCGGCTCCACCTCGCTCTGCTCCAACACCGGCGGCACTTCCTCTCCTATCGTCGCCTGCGGCGTCTGCGCCATTATCCGCCAAGGCTTCGTGCGGGCGAACCACCCGCACGGAGTGAGGACGACGGCCAGCAGCGGCCGCGCGCACGACTGCGGCCCCATGACTGACGCCACGGAGGACCGGCTGCGGGCCATGCTGGTTTGCCGCGTCATCGCCGGTCGGGTGCGGCGCCCGGGCGAGGACCCGGCAACGGAGGACGCTTACGACTCGGTGGCCGTGGCCGAGGCCGAGGCCGACGGAGCCTGCGGCGCGTACGGCAACCTGGAGGAGCTGCTGGTGGCGAATCCGAGGGCCATCCTCCCCTGCTTCGTCGTCATCTATCGGGCCCTCGATTAG